The proteins below are encoded in one region of Casimicrobium huifangae:
- a CDS encoding type IV pili methyl-accepting chemotaxis transducer N-terminal domain-containing protein — MRNRRYWSLGAKLGLVATPFLLLALLAISLTLWVSWQLDGGAAAVNEAGRMRMQAYRMSLAQAANDPVSLRAHISEFERSVELLRNGDPERPLFVPWDEQVIERYAAVETAWQAFRPTISTTANPQLGATTASFVQQIDGLVVAIERHMSRWTAMLHLLQLATMALAVLGASALLYTGYLFVLEPVGQLKRATEQIQRGDLGARVSAVGNDEFATLASGFNGMAEHLESMYRNLEGKVAEKTAQLEEKRSRLEALYGFTALVAATTTLEALARGFVEQVAKVVHADGAALRWSDEDNEKYVMLASTGLPEAMSAEEHCLMADQCNCGMPSAPPGARVIPIRADHPTHLPHCEKAGFSTVVCVPVRHHEQIRGEIDLFFHAHYDLSEAERSLLEALATHLAAAMENLRLGALEREAAVAQERNFLARELHDSIAQSLAFLKMQVQLLRDAQASGDAELIAQVVGEIDEGVRESYSDVRELLLHFRTRASEEDIEPALQTTLRKFEHQSGIRTELSMQGHGIPLAPDMQLQVLHVVQEALSNVRKHSRATRVWLDVQQQPQWRFEVRDNGRGFTPGDGKLDETHVGMRIMAERAERIGGTLEVFSTPSHGSSVVLTLPAEARAVSAVAAGAEATLPTGERRRADSEASVIAARMVA; from the coding sequence ATGCGAAATCGACGTTACTGGAGCTTGGGCGCGAAGTTGGGACTGGTGGCAACGCCGTTCCTGCTGCTGGCCTTGCTCGCGATTTCGCTGACGCTCTGGGTGTCCTGGCAGCTTGATGGCGGTGCGGCTGCCGTCAACGAGGCCGGTCGCATGCGCATGCAGGCATATCGCATGTCGCTGGCACAGGCGGCCAACGATCCGGTGAGCCTGCGCGCGCATATCAGCGAGTTCGAGCGCAGCGTCGAATTGCTGCGCAATGGTGATCCCGAGCGGCCATTGTTCGTGCCCTGGGACGAGCAGGTCATTGAGCGCTATGCCGCGGTCGAAACTGCGTGGCAGGCGTTCCGGCCAACCATATCGACGACCGCGAATCCGCAGCTCGGGGCGACGACAGCATCATTTGTGCAGCAGATCGACGGGCTCGTCGTCGCCATTGAGCGCCACATGTCGCGCTGGACGGCGATGCTGCACCTGCTGCAACTGGCGACCATGGCACTCGCCGTGCTGGGTGCTTCGGCGCTGCTCTACACCGGGTATCTGTTTGTGCTGGAACCGGTTGGGCAGCTCAAGCGGGCGACCGAGCAGATTCAGCGCGGTGACCTCGGGGCTCGCGTTAGTGCGGTGGGCAACGACGAATTCGCAACGCTGGCCAGCGGCTTCAACGGCATGGCGGAGCATCTCGAGTCGATGTACCGCAACCTTGAAGGCAAGGTGGCCGAAAAAACCGCCCAGCTTGAAGAGAAGCGCTCGCGGCTGGAGGCGCTGTACGGTTTTACCGCGCTGGTAGCCGCCACCACTACGCTGGAGGCGCTGGCGCGTGGCTTCGTGGAACAGGTCGCCAAGGTCGTGCATGCTGACGGTGCGGCGCTGCGCTGGTCCGACGAGGACAACGAAAAGTACGTGATGCTGGCATCGACCGGCCTGCCGGAGGCCATGTCAGCCGAGGAGCACTGCCTGATGGCGGATCAGTGCAATTGCGGCATGCCTTCGGCGCCGCCCGGGGCGCGGGTCATTCCGATCCGCGCGGATCATCCGACGCACCTGCCGCATTGCGAGAAGGCTGGCTTCAGTACGGTTGTTTGTGTACCGGTGCGACATCACGAACAGATTCGTGGCGAAATTGATCTCTTCTTTCACGCGCACTACGACCTGTCCGAGGCCGAACGCTCGCTGCTCGAGGCGCTCGCCACCCATCTCGCCGCCGCGATGGAAAACCTGCGCCTGGGAGCGCTGGAGCGCGAAGCAGCTGTGGCGCAGGAGCGAAATTTCCTCGCGCGCGAGCTGCACGATTCGATTGCGCAGTCGCTGGCCTTTCTCAAGATGCAGGTGCAGTTGCTGCGCGACGCCCAGGCGAGCGGCGATGCTGAACTGATCGCCCAGGTGGTGGGCGAAATCGACGAAGGTGTACGCGAGAGCTACAGCGATGTACGCGAACTGCTGCTGCATTTCCGCACGCGTGCCAGTGAAGAAGACATTGAACCGGCTTTGCAGACAACGCTGCGCAAGTTCGAACATCAGAGCGGCATCCGCACCGAGCTTTCGATGCAGGGGCACGGCATTCCGCTGGCACCGGACATGCAATTGCAGGTGCTGCATGTGGTGCAGGAGGCACTCTCGAATGTGCGCAAGCACTCGCGGGCGACGCGCGTGTGGCTGGACGTACAACAGCAACCGCAGTGGCGCTTCGAAGTGCGCGATAACGGACGTGGTTTCACCCCGGGCGATGGCAAACTGGACGAAACCCACGTTGGCATGCGCATCATGGCGGAGCGCGCCGAGCGGATTGGCGGCACGCTGGAAGTGTTCTCCACGCCCAGCCATGGTTCGTCGGTCGTGCTGACGCTGCCGGCTGAGGCACGCGCTGTATCTGCGGTTGCCGCAGGGGCAGAGGCCACGCTGCCGACGGGAGAACGGCGCCGGGCCGATTCGGAAGCCAGCGTGATTGCTGCCAGAATGGTTGCCTGA
- a CDS encoding nitrate reductase subunit alpha: protein MSHFLDRLTYFSQPRESFADDHGVTTGEDRTWEDAYRNRWAHDKIVRSTHGVNCTGSCSWKIYVKGGIVTWETQQTDYPRTRWDMPNHEPRGCARGASYSWYLYSANRVKYPMVRGRLLKAWREARLKHDPVAAWTSIVSDDETRRSYQQVRGLGGFVRSSWDEVNEIIAAANVYTIKKYGPDRVIGFSPIPAMSMVSYAAGSRYLSLIGGVCMSFYDWYCDLPPSSPQIWGEQTDVPESADWYNSTYIIAWGSNVPQTRTPDAHFFTEVRYKGAKTVAVTPDYAEISKLCDLWLHPKQGTDAALAMAMGHVILKEFYVDKRSAYFDDYARRYTDLPLLVLLKEHTMASGETVLVPDRYVRASDFNGKLGQANNSEWKTVAFDQDGKVVLPNGSIGFRWGPEGRADQGQWNLESKEARHGNDVKLQLSVLEGEAPSDQTARVGFPYFGGIESEHFPHQPGDDVSVRTVPVRRIMLGKEGEKRDALVATVFDLQLANYGVARGIAGEQAAQSYDDTAPYTPAWQEAITGVPRAQVITVARQFADNADKTHGKSMVIIGAAMNHWYHCDMNYRGIINMLMMCGCIGQSGGGWAHYVGQEKLRPQTGWTALAFALDWIRPPRQQNSTSFFYAHTDQWRYEKLGMEEVLSPLAEKSKFGGSMIDYNVRAERMGWLPSAPQLQTNPMQVVRDAAAAGADPKVWATQALKEGRLKMSCEDPDAPENWPRNMFVWRSNLLGSSGKGHEYFLKHLLGTSNGVQGKDLGSDEAKPEEVTWHEQAPEGKLDLLVTLDFRMSTTCLYSDIVLPTASWYEKNDLNTSDMHPFIHPLSTAVDPVWQSRSDWDIYKGFAKKFSEVCVGHLGVEKELVLTPLMHDSPAELAQPFEVKEWKKGECDLIPGKTAPQMTVVERDYPNVYKRFTALGPLMNKVGNGGKGIAWNTQDEVKQLAELNGEVTAEGVTCGMPKIESDIDACEVILQLAPETNGHVAVKAWDALGKQTGLDHTHLALHREDEKIRFRDIQAQPRKIISSPTWSGLESEKVSYNAGYTNVHELIPWRTLTGRQQFYQDHPWMRAFGEGFTSYRPPVDLKTTAGIHNIKPNGNAEILLNFITPHQKWGIHSTYSDNLHMLTLNRGGPVIWLSEDDAKKAGIVDNDWVELFNVNGAIAARAVVSQRVNPGMTLMYHAQEKIVNTPGSEITGIRGGIHNSVTRIVLKPTHMIGGYAQLSYGFNYYGTIGTNRDEFVVVRKMNKVDWLDAPADATQSMQHA from the coding sequence ATGAGCCATTTTCTCGACCGACTGACCTACTTCTCGCAGCCGCGCGAGTCCTTTGCCGACGATCACGGCGTGACCACCGGTGAAGACCGCACGTGGGAGGACGCCTATCGCAACCGCTGGGCGCATGACAAGATTGTCCGCAGCACCCATGGCGTGAACTGCACCGGGTCCTGTTCGTGGAAGATCTATGTCAAGGGTGGCATCGTCACCTGGGAAACGCAGCAAACGGACTACCCGCGCACGCGTTGGGACATGCCGAACCACGAGCCGCGCGGCTGCGCTCGCGGCGCGTCGTACTCCTGGTACCTGTACAGCGCCAATCGGGTCAAGTACCCGATGGTGCGCGGCCGTTTGCTCAAGGCCTGGCGTGAAGCGCGGCTGAAGCACGACCCGGTAGCGGCATGGACGTCCATCGTCAGCGATGACGAGACGCGACGCAGCTACCAGCAGGTGCGCGGTCTCGGTGGCTTCGTACGTTCCAGCTGGGACGAAGTCAACGAGATCATCGCAGCAGCCAACGTCTACACGATCAAGAAGTACGGCCCGGATCGCGTGATTGGCTTCTCGCCGATTCCGGCGATGTCGATGGTGAGCTACGCTGCCGGCAGCCGCTATCTGAGCCTGATCGGTGGCGTCTGCATGAGCTTCTACGACTGGTACTGCGACCTGCCGCCGTCAAGCCCGCAAATCTGGGGCGAGCAGACCGACGTGCCGGAGTCGGCAGACTGGTACAACTCGACCTACATCATCGCGTGGGGCTCCAATGTCCCGCAAACGCGCACACCGGACGCGCACTTCTTCACTGAAGTCCGCTACAAGGGCGCGAAAACCGTGGCAGTGACGCCGGACTACGCGGAGATTTCCAAGCTCTGTGACCTCTGGCTGCACCCGAAACAGGGTACCGATGCCGCACTCGCGATGGCGATGGGGCATGTGATCCTGAAAGAGTTCTACGTCGACAAGCGATCGGCGTACTTCGACGATTACGCCCGCCGCTATACCGATCTGCCGTTACTGGTGCTGCTGAAGGAGCACACGATGGCCAGTGGTGAAACGGTGCTGGTGCCGGATCGCTATGTGCGAGCTTCTGACTTCAACGGCAAGCTTGGGCAGGCGAACAATTCCGAGTGGAAGACGGTCGCCTTCGATCAGGACGGCAAGGTTGTGCTACCGAATGGTTCCATCGGGTTCCGCTGGGGGCCAGAAGGCCGGGCCGATCAAGGCCAGTGGAATCTCGAATCCAAGGAAGCGCGCCACGGCAACGACGTGAAGCTGCAGCTGTCGGTGCTGGAAGGTGAAGCGCCAAGCGATCAGACTGCGCGCGTGGGGTTCCCGTACTTCGGTGGTATCGAAAGTGAACACTTCCCGCACCAGCCGGGCGACGACGTCTCGGTACGCACGGTGCCGGTGCGGCGCATCATGCTTGGCAAGGAAGGCGAGAAACGCGACGCCCTGGTTGCCACGGTGTTCGACCTCCAGCTCGCCAACTACGGTGTCGCGCGTGGCATCGCTGGCGAGCAGGCCGCACAGAGCTACGACGACACCGCCCCCTACACGCCCGCCTGGCAGGAGGCAATCACCGGCGTGCCCCGTGCGCAGGTGATCACGGTTGCACGGCAGTTCGCTGACAACGCGGACAAGACGCACGGCAAGTCGATGGTCATCATCGGCGCTGCGATGAACCACTGGTACCACTGCGACATGAATTATCGCGGCATCATCAACATGCTGATGATGTGTGGCTGCATTGGTCAGAGCGGCGGTGGCTGGGCACACTATGTTGGCCAGGAAAAGTTGCGGCCGCAAACGGGCTGGACGGCCCTCGCGTTTGCGCTCGACTGGATCCGCCCGCCGCGGCAGCAGAACAGCACCAGCTTCTTCTACGCTCACACGGATCAGTGGCGCTACGAGAAGCTCGGTATGGAAGAGGTGTTGTCGCCGCTCGCGGAGAAATCCAAGTTCGGCGGCAGCATGATCGACTACAACGTGCGGGCCGAGCGCATGGGCTGGCTGCCCAGTGCGCCACAGTTGCAGACCAATCCGATGCAGGTGGTGCGCGATGCCGCCGCCGCCGGTGCCGATCCCAAAGTCTGGGCCACACAGGCATTGAAGGAAGGCCGGCTCAAGATGAGCTGCGAGGATCCAGATGCCCCAGAGAACTGGCCGCGCAACATGTTTGTCTGGCGTTCCAACCTGCTTGGGTCCAGCGGCAAGGGGCACGAGTACTTCCTCAAGCATCTGCTCGGCACCAGCAATGGTGTCCAGGGCAAGGACCTTGGCAGCGACGAGGCCAAGCCTGAGGAGGTCACCTGGCATGAGCAGGCGCCGGAAGGCAAACTGGATCTGCTGGTGACGCTTGACTTCCGCATGAGCACTACCTGCCTCTACTCGGACATCGTGCTGCCGACGGCATCGTGGTATGAGAAGAACGATCTCAATACGTCCGACATGCACCCGTTCATTCATCCTCTGTCAACAGCGGTGGATCCGGTGTGGCAGTCACGCAGCGACTGGGATATCTACAAGGGCTTCGCCAAAAAATTCAGTGAAGTCTGTGTCGGTCACCTCGGTGTCGAGAAGGAGCTGGTGCTTACACCGCTGATGCACGACAGCCCCGCCGAGCTGGCGCAGCCGTTCGAGGTCAAGGAATGGAAGAAGGGCGAGTGTGATCTGATTCCGGGCAAGACAGCACCGCAGATGACGGTGGTCGAGCGCGACTATCCGAACGTCTACAAGCGATTCACGGCACTCGGCCCGCTGATGAACAAGGTGGGCAACGGCGGCAAGGGCATCGCCTGGAACACCCAGGATGAGGTCAAGCAACTGGCTGAACTCAATGGCGAGGTGACGGCTGAAGGCGTGACCTGCGGCATGCCGAAAATCGAAAGCGATATCGACGCCTGCGAGGTGATCCTGCAACTGGCGCCGGAAACCAACGGTCATGTCGCCGTCAAGGCGTGGGATGCGCTCGGCAAGCAGACCGGCCTGGATCACACCCATCTGGCGCTGCATCGTGAGGATGAAAAGATCCGCTTCCGTGACATCCAGGCGCAACCGCGCAAGATCATCAGCTCGCCTACCTGGTCTGGTCTGGAGAGCGAAAAGGTCAGCTACAACGCTGGCTACACCAATGTGCATGAGCTGATCCCGTGGCGCACGCTGACCGGTCGTCAGCAGTTCTACCAGGATCATCCGTGGATGCGTGCCTTCGGCGAGGGCTTCACCAGTTACAGACCTCCGGTTGACCTGAAGACGACAGCCGGGATTCACAACATCAAGCCGAATGGCAACGCCGAGATCCTGCTCAACTTCATCACGCCACACCAGAAGTGGGGTATCCACAGCACCTACAGCGACAACCTGCACATGCTGACGCTCAATCGCGGCGGTCCGGTGATCTGGTTGTCTGAAGATGACGCAAAGAAGGCGGGTATCGTCGACAACGACTGGGTTGAACTATTCAACGTGAACGGAGCAATCGCTGCGCGCGCGGTAGTGAGCCAGCGGGTGAATCCGGGTATGACGCTCATGTATCACGCGCAGGAAAAGATTGTGAACACCCCGGGATCGGAGATCACCGGTATCCGTGGTGGTATTCACAACTCGGTCACCCGCATCGTGCTGAAACCGACCCACATGATTGGCGGCTACGCCCAGCTTTCATACGGCTTCAACTACTACGGCACCATCGGCACCAATCGCGACGAATTCGTGGTGGTGCGCAAGATGAACAAGGTGGACTGGCTGGATGCGCCGGCAGATGCCACTCAGTCAATGCAACACGCCTGA
- a CDS encoding MFS transporter produces MSTANQTITATPAAAGRGDVADWRPEDEKFWDATGKKIAYRNLWLSVPALLCGFAVWGMWGIITVQMLNLGFPFTQAELFTLTAIAGISGATMRIPASFLIRLSGGRNTIALTTAMLLAPAIGTGIALQHPEWPLWAFQLMALWSGVGGGNFASSMSNISTFFPKRLQGTALGLNAGIGNFGVTTMQIVIPLVMTISLFGAFGGDAMVLKKDSGWIFGKIAAGTPTWIQNAGFAWVLSLVPLSIACWWGMNNLKTVSPNTGNPITAFAKITYLYTLAFVPSIAILYLYLPKPTGLGLLNMWVAIPLDIIAALLIMKLAAFGTMKENIAKQFAIFRDKHTWSMTALYIVTFGSFIGFSMALPLSITVIFGISHVPDAAGVMQHTLKNPNAPSAFTYAWMGPFIGAAVRPIGGWISDKWGGSIVTQIISAIMVVASVAVGYVMMQAYGSAKPEEYFPTFLGLFLLLFAASGIGNGSTFRTIGVIFDRQQAGPVLGWTSAVAAYGAFIAPVVIGDQIKRGTPQLAMYGFAIFYGVCLILNWWFYLRRDAYVKNP; encoded by the coding sequence GTGTCAACCGCGAATCAAACCATCACCGCGACGCCCGCAGCAGCGGGCCGGGGTGACGTCGCCGACTGGCGGCCCGAGGACGAGAAGTTCTGGGACGCTACCGGCAAGAAGATTGCCTATCGCAATCTGTGGCTATCGGTTCCTGCATTGCTCTGCGGCTTCGCCGTCTGGGGCATGTGGGGCATCATCACCGTGCAGATGCTCAACCTGGGTTTCCCCTTCACCCAGGCTGAGCTCTTCACGTTGACTGCGATCGCCGGCATTTCCGGCGCGACGATGCGCATCCCGGCGTCGTTTCTGATCCGTCTGTCAGGCGGCCGCAACACGATTGCACTGACCACTGCCATGCTGCTCGCCCCGGCGATAGGTACTGGTATCGCCCTGCAGCATCCCGAGTGGCCGCTGTGGGCGTTTCAGCTGATGGCGCTCTGGTCCGGCGTGGGCGGCGGCAACTTTGCCAGCTCGATGTCGAACATCAGCACCTTCTTTCCCAAGCGCCTGCAGGGCACCGCGCTCGGCCTTAATGCCGGCATCGGCAACTTCGGCGTCACCACCATGCAGATCGTCATTCCGCTGGTGATGACGATCAGCCTGTTCGGCGCCTTTGGTGGCGACGCGATGGTGCTCAAGAAGGACAGTGGCTGGATCTTCGGCAAGATTGCTGCCGGTACGCCTACCTGGATCCAGAACGCCGGGTTTGCCTGGGTGCTCTCGCTGGTGCCGCTGTCGATCGCCTGCTGGTGGGGCATGAACAACCTGAAGACGGTATCACCCAATACAGGGAACCCGATCACCGCATTCGCCAAGATCACCTATCTCTACACACTGGCGTTTGTGCCGTCGATCGCGATTCTCTACCTCTACCTGCCGAAGCCCACGGGCCTCGGTCTGCTCAACATGTGGGTGGCGATCCCGCTCGACATCATTGCTGCACTGCTGATCATGAAGCTGGCGGCATTCGGCACCATGAAGGAGAACATCGCCAAGCAGTTCGCCATCTTCCGAGACAAACACACCTGGTCGATGACGGCGCTTTACATCGTCACCTTCGGCTCCTTCATCGGTTTCTCGATGGCACTGCCGCTGTCCATCACGGTGATCTTCGGTATCAGCCATGTGCCAGACGCCGCCGGCGTGATGCAGCACACGCTGAAGAATCCGAATGCACCGTCGGCATTTACCTACGCCTGGATGGGCCCGTTCATCGGCGCCGCCGTGCGCCCGATTGGCGGCTGGATCTCGGACAAGTGGGGCGGTTCCATCGTCACCCAGATCATTTCAGCGATCATGGTGGTGGCTTCGGTGGCTGTCGGCTACGTGATGATGCAGGCTTACGGCTCCGCAAAGCCGGAAGAGTATTTCCCGACCTTCCTCGGCTTGTTCCTGCTGCTGTTTGCTGCGAGCGGCATCGGCAATGGCAGCACTTTCCGCACCATCGGCGTCATCTTTGACCGCCAGCAGGCGGGCCCGGTGCTGGGCTGGACGTCTGCTGTTGCGGCGTATGGCGCCTTCATCGCTCCGGTCGTGATCGGCGACCAGATCAAGCGTGGCACGCCGCAACTGGCGATGTACGGCTTCGCAATCTTTTACGGCGTTTGCCTGATCCTGAACTGGTGGTTCTACCTGCGCCGCGACGCGTACGTCAAGAACCCCTGA
- a CDS encoding MFS transporter has translation MEQRGKALSVLIASTLAFTVCFMVWMMFGVIGIPIKKALNLNATEFGLLTATPVLTGSLIRVPLGIWTDKYGGRIVMTILMACTVPAIWLMAYATEYWHFLVIGLFVGLAGGSFSVGTPYVARWFPKKQQGFAMGVYGAGNSGAAVNKFVAPAIVVAFGWTMVPQVYAAIMLGTVIIFWLFSHSDPSHLVASNTKFTEQLKALKDPKVLKYCQYYSIVFGGYVALSLWMVQYYVGEYGLDIRAAALLAACFSLPGGVLRAIGGWLSDKYGAHSVTWWVMWVSWICLFLLSYPQTDFTVNTVNGAKTFHIGLNVYTFTALMAVLGVSWAFGKASVFKYISDDYPKNIGTISGIVGLAGGLGGFVLPIMFGALMDITGVRSSAFMLMYGVVWVSLIWMYWTEVRRTEVMGPRSSSAGVK, from the coding sequence ATGGAACAAAGAGGGAAAGCGCTTTCGGTGTTGATTGCAAGCACACTTGCATTCACCGTCTGCTTCATGGTGTGGATGATGTTCGGCGTGATCGGTATTCCGATCAAGAAAGCACTGAACCTCAACGCGACCGAGTTCGGCCTGCTGACGGCGACGCCAGTGCTGACCGGTTCGCTGATTCGGGTGCCACTCGGTATCTGGACTGACAAGTACGGCGGCCGTATCGTCATGACCATCCTGATGGCCTGCACCGTGCCGGCCATCTGGCTGATGGCGTACGCTACGGAGTACTGGCACTTCCTGGTGATTGGCCTTTTTGTCGGCCTCGCGGGCGGTTCCTTCTCGGTTGGCACGCCCTACGTTGCCCGCTGGTTTCCGAAGAAGCAGCAGGGCTTTGCAATGGGTGTCTACGGTGCCGGCAACTCGGGCGCTGCGGTTAACAAATTTGTAGCGCCTGCCATCGTGGTGGCCTTCGGATGGACGATGGTCCCGCAGGTCTACGCCGCCATCATGCTTGGTACCGTGATCATCTTCTGGTTGTTCAGCCACAGCGATCCGTCGCATCTAGTGGCGTCGAACACGAAATTCACCGAACAACTGAAGGCGCTGAAGGATCCCAAAGTGCTGAAGTACTGCCAGTACTACAGCATCGTGTTCGGCGGCTATGTTGCGCTGAGCCTGTGGATGGTGCAGTACTACGTCGGTGAGTATGGCCTGGACATCCGGGCTGCCGCACTGCTGGCCGCATGCTTCTCGCTGCCCGGCGGCGTGCTGCGCGCGATTGGTGGCTGGCTGTCGGACAAGTACGGTGCCCACAGCGTCACCTGGTGGGTGATGTGGGTGAGCTGGATCTGCCTGTTTCTGCTTTCGTATCCGCAGACCGATTTCACCGTCAACACGGTGAACGGTGCGAAGACGTTTCACATCGGCCTCAATGTCTACACCTTTACCGCCCTGATGGCCGTGCTCGGTGTGTCCTGGGCATTCGGCAAGGCCAGCGTGTTCAAGTACATCAGCGACGACTATCCGAAAAACATCGGCACCATCAGCGGCATCGTCGGGCTTGCCGGTGGCCTTGGCGGCTTCGTGTTGCCGATCATGTTCGGCGCCCTGATGGACATCACGGGCGTTCGCTCCAGCGCCTTCATGCTGATGTATGGCGTGGTCTGGGTGTCGCTGATATGGATGTACTGGACGGAAGTGCGCCGTACCGAAGTGATGGGGCCGCGCAGCAGTTCGGCCGGCGTCAAGTAG
- the ureG gene encoding urease accessory protein UreG, translated as MSNDTPQHGPQHGPLRVGIGGPVGSGKTALTLELCRRFRESHNIAAVTNDIYTKEDAQFLVDHAALPADRIIGVETGGCPHTAIREDASINLEAVDRLNKRFPGLDVIFVESGGDNLAATFSPELSDLTIYVIDVAAGEKIPRKGGPGIMKSDLLVINKIDLAPYVGASLEVMDHDAKKMRGKKPFVFSNLKTGKGVDEIVAFIKHQGMLG; from the coding sequence ATGAGTAACGATACCCCCCAACACGGTCCGCAGCATGGTCCATTGCGCGTCGGCATCGGCGGCCCGGTCGGCTCCGGCAAGACGGCGCTGACGCTGGAGCTGTGCCGCCGCTTCCGGGAGTCGCACAACATCGCGGCCGTCACCAACGACATCTACACCAAGGAAGATGCGCAGTTCCTCGTCGACCACGCGGCGTTGCCAGCCGACCGGATCATCGGTGTCGAGACTGGAGGCTGCCCGCACACGGCGATCCGCGAAGATGCCTCGATTAACCTCGAAGCCGTGGACCGCCTCAACAAGCGTTTTCCGGGGCTTGACGTGATCTTCGTTGAGAGCGGTGGCGACAATCTTGCTGCTACGTTTTCGCCGGAGCTGAGCGATCTGACGATCTACGTGATTGACGTTGCCGCGGGCGAGAAAATTCCCCGCAAGGGTGGCCCCGGCATCATGAAGAGTGATCTGCTGGTGATCAACAAGATTGATCTCGCGCCTTACGTTGGCGCTTCACTTGAAGTGATGGATCATGATGCAAAGAAAATGCGCGGCAAGAAGCCGTTCGTGTTCTCGAACCTGAAAACGGGCAAGGGCGTCGACGAAATCGTCGCCTTCATCAAACACCAGGGCATGCTGGGCTAG
- a CDS encoding urease accessory protein UreF: MPGVPRLLQLASPALPVGAYSYSQGLEWAIECGDVHDAATAQRWIEDHLALVVARFEAPVYAACHRAWLAGDAASLNRLNAEFRASRESTEPRAETAQVGFSYAAWCREVAPLTDVQRTTLASIESVTAPVAASLAAVASDLTVADGLTGYLFGFAENQVMVLAKALPMGQIAAQKLLFALATPGGAVGSAVQLAIKLGEREDDWSSASPWLAIAQMKHETQYTRLFRS; the protein is encoded by the coding sequence ATGCCCGGCGTGCCTCGCCTGCTGCAGCTCGCATCGCCTGCGCTACCTGTTGGCGCTTACAGCTACTCGCAGGGCCTCGAGTGGGCCATCGAGTGCGGTGATGTGCACGACGCCGCCACAGCGCAGCGCTGGATCGAGGATCATCTGGCACTGGTCGTGGCACGTTTTGAGGCGCCGGTCTATGCGGCTTGTCATCGTGCGTGGCTTGCTGGCGATGCCGCCTCGCTAAACCGGTTGAATGCCGAATTTCGCGCTTCGCGCGAGTCAACGGAACCACGCGCCGAGACGGCACAGGTTGGCTTCTCTTATGCCGCGTGGTGTCGCGAAGTGGCACCACTCACCGACGTGCAGCGCACGACGCTCGCTTCGATCGAGTCGGTCACTGCGCCGGTTGCGGCGAGCCTCGCGGCCGTCGCCAGTGACCTCACCGTCGCCGATGGCCTCACCGGCTATCTGTTTGGCTTTGCCGAGAATCAGGTGATGGTGCTGGCGAAGGCGCTGCCGATGGGGCAGATCGCAGCGCAGAAGTTGCTCTTCGCTCTGGCGACGCCGGGTGGCGCGGTAGGGTCCGCAGTGCAGTTAGCGATAAAGCTTGGCGAGCGCGAGGACGACTGGTCCAGTGCGTCGCCGTGGCTAGCCATCGCCCAGATGAAACACGAAACGCAGTACACAAGGTTGTTCCGCTCATGA
- a CDS encoding response regulator gives MNTAVSPSSAGPTVKPVRILVVDDHTLFRRGLTAILSRSSELAVVGDAGDAGQAQRRAEELRPDLILLDNHLPGVNGVDAVPALKAALPDVRIILLTVSEDENDLASALRAGANGYLLKTMDADALVASILRVMRGESVVADEMTSKLVAVYRGAASAGGAPAAATDDVTIPPGSSPLAQLSPRELEILRAISRGESNKVIARQLGIAEPTVKIHVQHVLRKLNVASRVQAAVIATSHLQT, from the coding sequence ATGAATACTGCTGTTTCCCCGTCGTCCGCTGGCCCGACCGTGAAGCCCGTGCGCATTCTGGTGGTTGACGACCACACGCTGTTCCGGCGCGGGCTTACCGCCATCCTCTCGCGCAGCAGCGAGCTCGCAGTGGTAGGCGACGCTGGCGACGCCGGCCAGGCACAACGACGCGCCGAGGAGCTGCGACCGGACCTGATCCTGCTCGATAACCATCTTCCGGGTGTGAATGGCGTCGACGCCGTGCCCGCGCTGAAGGCGGCACTGCCGGATGTCCGCATCATTTTGCTCACGGTCAGTGAGGATGAAAATGACCTCGCCTCGGCGCTGCGTGCGGGGGCCAACGGCTATCTGCTGAAGACGATGGATGCCGACGCACTCGTTGCATCCATCCTGCGGGTGATGCGCGGCGAAAGCGTGGTGGCGGACGAAATGACCAGCAAGCTGGTCGCTGTCTATCGCGGGGCGGCGTCAGCTGGCGGCGCGCCCGCCGCAGCGACTGACGATGTGACGATTCCACCAGGATCGTCGCCGCTGGCACAGCTATCGCCTCGCGAACTGGAGATTTTGCGCGCGATCTCGCGGGGCGAGAGCAACAAGGTGATCGCACGCCAGCTCGGTATCGCTGAACCGACGGTGAAGATTCATGTGCAGCATGTGCTGCGCAAACTCAATGTGGCGTCCCGCGTGCAGGCCGCCGTTATCGCGACCAGCCATCTGCAGACTTGA